A single genomic interval of Roseovarius arcticus harbors:
- a CDS encoding tellurite resistance TerB C-terminal domain-containing protein, whose product MELALASFVAHADGRIAEAERNALEAQVASVEGLSEQERHRLQANMVWFLAVPPDMTLLRRKLKDVGVEDQTAMRAALVGAAHADGVIQSEEVASIEKVYKALGLDPSLAYSDLHAGEIADAPRTVRAAQPGNSGEAIPELQKATGPVLDASRIAAIRSDTARVSSVLGQIFEAEEEAEEGRDPKDVTLFAGLDAKHGALLLDLVGQENWTEDAFEQLCGKHGLMPSGALEAVNEWAFETHDEALLDEYDGYDVSPEIADAVKQKLEGEGRHV is encoded by the coding sequence ATGGAGTTAGCTCTTGCCTCGTTTGTCGCCCATGCTGATGGGCGTATCGCCGAAGCTGAACGCAATGCGTTGGAGGCTCAAGTTGCATCTGTTGAGGGGCTGAGTGAGCAGGAGCGCCACCGGCTTCAGGCAAATATGGTATGGTTCCTTGCTGTGCCGCCTGACATGACGCTGCTGCGCCGCAAACTCAAAGATGTTGGTGTGGAAGACCAAACGGCGATGCGTGCGGCCTTGGTGGGTGCGGCACACGCCGATGGTGTCATCCAATCCGAAGAAGTCGCCAGTATTGAGAAGGTGTACAAGGCATTGGGTCTTGATCCGTCGCTTGCGTATTCAGACCTGCACGCTGGAGAAATTGCGGATGCACCACGCACTGTTCGCGCGGCCCAGCCGGGCAATTCTGGAGAGGCCATTCCTGAGCTACAAAAGGCAACCGGGCCAGTGCTGGATGCATCGCGGATTGCGGCTATTAGATCAGATACGGCGCGGGTGTCTTCTGTCCTTGGACAGATATTTGAAGCCGAGGAAGAAGCAGAAGAGGGCAGGGACCCCAAGGATGTAACGCTGTTTGCTGGGCTAGATGCAAAACATGGGGCACTGCTGTTGGATTTGGTGGGTCAAGAGAACTGGACCGAGGACGCATTCGAGCAGCTTTGCGGAAAGCATGGATTGATGCCGTCAGGTGCATTGGAGGCCGTAAACGAGTGGGCCTTTGAGACTCATGATGAAGCCTTGCTGGACGAGTATGATGGATATGACGTGTCTCCGGAGATTGCGGATGCGGTAAAACAAAAATTGGAAGGGGAGGGGCGTCATGTCTAA
- a CDS encoding ATP-binding protein — MSETEDYLPRHLIPELEDAIASARVVNLIGPRQVGKTTLVRDLFGNGRFITLDDAAVLAAIESDPEGQLASLMEDLDRAPLIIDEAQRSKKLALAIKRVVDTNRRKGQFVLTGSSNVFTTTDVADSLAGRMRTLKLWPLSVAEVKRAPVSRLMDWAMQKDPKLGQVVDPEPVSRSDYIDLILEGGFPETRTLPLRSRQRQYRDYIDAVVERDVADITPVRKPDALRILIDQMAARSAQEINASELAKLTKLQRATVEQYLDILIRLSMLTKLGAWTSGEGKREIKNPKYHFADSGIACALRRFTEDTFTIDNNPQALGGLLESFVLNEIQRAVPMQAADYRLYHWRSADQREIDILIDGGSHLVCVEVKASASVSGDDFKHLKWFSKDGPGRSRACTGIVFYLGQKKLTFGDRNFALPVSALWSDIND; from the coding sequence ATGAGTGAAACAGAAGACTACCTGCCAAGACACCTCATTCCAGAGCTTGAAGATGCAATCGCATCAGCACGTGTGGTTAACCTCATAGGTCCGAGGCAGGTCGGCAAGACGACACTTGTAAGAGACTTGTTTGGCAATGGCCGTTTTATCACTTTGGATGACGCTGCAGTCTTGGCCGCCATTGAATCGGACCCAGAAGGGCAGCTCGCCAGTCTGATGGAAGACCTAGACCGCGCACCGCTTATCATTGATGAGGCTCAGCGGTCTAAAAAGCTGGCTCTGGCAATTAAGAGGGTTGTGGATACCAATCGGCGCAAAGGGCAGTTTGTCCTTACCGGATCCTCCAACGTATTTACGACCACTGACGTAGCTGACTCGCTTGCGGGCAGGATGCGCACACTTAAGCTCTGGCCCTTGTCAGTTGCCGAAGTCAAAAGAGCACCTGTCAGCCGCCTAATGGATTGGGCGATGCAAAAAGACCCGAAGCTAGGGCAAGTGGTTGATCCAGAGCCGGTCAGCCGAAGTGACTACATTGATCTCATTCTGGAAGGTGGCTTTCCTGAAACCAGAACGCTGCCACTCAGATCCCGTCAGCGGCAGTATCGGGACTATATCGACGCGGTCGTTGAGCGCGATGTGGCAGATATCACGCCGGTTCGGAAGCCAGATGCCCTGCGTATCCTGATAGACCAGATGGCGGCACGGTCGGCTCAAGAGATCAACGCGTCCGAACTCGCCAAACTGACCAAGCTGCAGCGCGCTACGGTCGAACAATATCTAGATATCCTGATACGGTTATCAATGCTCACCAAGCTGGGTGCCTGGACATCGGGTGAGGGCAAGCGGGAAATCAAGAACCCAAAATATCACTTCGCAGATTCAGGCATAGCCTGTGCCTTGCGCCGCTTCACTGAAGATACCTTTACCATCGACAACAATCCGCAAGCCCTCGGCGGTCTGCTTGAGAGCTTCGTTTTGAACGAGATCCAGCGTGCCGTCCCAATGCAGGCCGCTGACTATCGGCTCTATCACTGGCGCAGTGCGGACCAGCGAGAGATTGACATCCTGATCGACGGCGGCAGCCATCTGGTCTGTGTCGAGGTCAAAGCTTCTGCATCAGTCAGCGGAGATGATTTCAAACACCTCAAATGGTTCTCAAAAGACGGACCCGGTCGTAGTCGGGCATGTACCGGCATCGTGTTCTATTTGGGTCAGAAAAAACTCACCTTTGGTGATAGAAATTTTGCACTCCCCGTGAGCGCCCTGTGGAGTGACATCAATGATTAA
- a CDS encoding DEAD/DEAH box helicase, with the protein MSSAFDQLARPVQKWIRQQGWRELRDIQARAIWTIYESDNDLIVAASTAGGKTEAVFFPLISQVLDAPAEGGGFDVLYIGPLKALITDQAGRLEGICQEAELPVVPWHGDVSQSVKTRAMKNPKGILLITPESLEALFVRRGLEIARLFGATRAVVIDELHTVLDSERGVQLRSLLTRLELAIKRPIRRIGLSATLGDMDLARAYLRPDNAEHVTLIEADGGEAELKLQLRGYLSGGEDDNTPSATDAVATHLFAHLRGSDNLVFAGARQRVEIYADRLRNLCEQEHLPQEFYPHHASLSRDHRDFVERRLKDSSKPTTAVCTSTLELGIDIGDVTCVAQIGAPFTVAALRQRLGRSGRREGQPAILRQYAVETRLSSDSSFVDRLRLGLIRSIAMIDLLLEGWCEPPKPQALHLSTLVHQILSVVAQRGGAPANVLYSVLCREGPFRQVSTAMFTDVLRALGHPETGLIEQTDGGLLLLGQTGERLVEHYSFYAVFKTPEEYRLVSNGRDLGTLPIDNILSPGMMLIFSGRRWLVQEIHDREKVIMVKPAKAGVPPVFGGDPGEIHDKVIARMFDVLEGDTKPLYMDGNALEMLEEARLNYAQMGFSNARLINLGEETSIIATRVGTMKTTTLALALRGFGFSVEQYDGFLQVEAGYETRPLTEVLKSIGEGEDVDLFADAGNLLTEKFHPYLTRELLELDAISSKLEPLNLITVVETIFSNHRKDGLN; encoded by the coding sequence ATGAGCAGCGCCTTTGACCAACTTGCCCGCCCCGTCCAGAAGTGGATCAGACAGCAGGGGTGGCGTGAGCTGCGCGACATTCAGGCGCGTGCAATTTGGACTATTTACGAAAGTGACAACGACCTCATCGTCGCGGCATCGACGGCTGGCGGCAAAACAGAGGCCGTATTTTTCCCGTTGATCTCTCAGGTGCTGGATGCGCCAGCAGAGGGTGGCGGGTTCGACGTGCTCTATATTGGGCCACTCAAGGCGCTCATCACCGATCAGGCGGGACGGCTGGAAGGCATCTGCCAAGAGGCGGAGCTTCCAGTGGTGCCGTGGCACGGCGATGTGTCGCAATCAGTCAAAACGCGTGCGATGAAAAACCCCAAAGGGATACTATTGATCACGCCAGAGTCGCTTGAGGCATTGTTCGTACGTCGGGGCTTGGAAATCGCGCGCCTGTTCGGTGCGACCCGAGCTGTGGTGATCGATGAGTTGCACACTGTGCTCGATAGTGAGCGCGGGGTGCAATTGCGATCTTTGCTCACTCGTCTTGAGTTGGCAATCAAAAGGCCCATACGCCGGATTGGACTATCTGCGACGCTTGGCGATATGGATCTTGCCCGCGCTTATCTGCGGCCTGACAATGCGGAACACGTCACATTGATCGAAGCAGACGGCGGAGAAGCGGAACTGAAACTCCAGCTACGGGGATATCTGTCCGGTGGAGAAGACGACAACACCCCATCTGCCACAGACGCTGTCGCAACGCATTTGTTCGCGCATCTACGGGGAAGCGATAATCTTGTGTTTGCCGGTGCGCGTCAACGTGTCGAGATTTACGCTGACCGACTGCGCAATCTGTGCGAGCAAGAGCATCTTCCCCAAGAGTTTTATCCTCACCATGCCAGCCTTTCACGCGATCACCGCGATTTTGTTGAACGGCGCCTGAAAGACAGCAGCAAACCGACCACGGCTGTCTGCACGTCCACTTTAGAGTTGGGTATCGATATCGGTGATGTAACCTGTGTGGCGCAAATTGGCGCACCTTTCACTGTCGCAGCCCTACGGCAACGTTTGGGGCGTTCGGGGCGCAGGGAGGGTCAGCCAGCCATCCTTAGACAATACGCGGTAGAAACGAGGCTTTCTTCGGATAGCAGCTTTGTGGATCGTCTGAGATTAGGCTTGATCCGGTCTATTGCGATGATTGATCTGTTGCTGGAGGGCTGGTGTGAACCACCCAAGCCGCAAGCGCTGCATCTGTCGACACTTGTCCATCAAATCCTTTCAGTGGTCGCGCAGCGGGGAGGGGCCCCAGCAAATGTTCTTTACAGCGTGCTTTGCCGCGAAGGGCCATTTCGCCAAGTCAGCACAGCAATGTTTACGGATGTGCTGCGCGCGCTCGGTCATCCTGAAACAGGGTTGATAGAGCAAACAGACGGCGGGTTGTTGCTGTTGGGGCAAACTGGGGAACGGCTGGTCGAGCACTATAGCTTTTATGCTGTGTTCAAGACCCCCGAGGAGTACCGACTGGTTTCAAACGGGCGGGATCTTGGGACATTGCCAATCGACAACATCCTTTCGCCGGGGATGATGCTGATCTTTTCAGGACGCCGCTGGTTGGTCCAGGAAATCCATGACCGTGAGAAGGTCATCATGGTCAAACCCGCCAAAGCAGGTGTGCCGCCTGTGTTCGGTGGTGACCCGGGCGAGATCCATGACAAAGTGATCGCGCGCATGTTCGATGTGTTGGAGGGCGATACCAAGCCCCTCTACATGGACGGGAATGCGCTTGAAATGCTTGAGGAGGCGCGGCTGAACTATGCGCAGATGGGGTTCAGTAATGCGCGCCTAATCAATTTGGGCGAAGAGACCTCAATCATCGCAACACGAGTAGGGACAATGAAAACGACAACCTTGGCGCTTGCGCTGAGAGGGTTTGGGTTTTCTGTCGAACAATATGATGGGTTCTTACAAGTGGAAGCGGGTTACGAAACCCGGCCACTAACCGAGGTTCTCAAGAGCATTGGAGAAGGTGAAGACGTTGATCTATTTGCAGATGCTGGGAACCTATTGACCGAGAAGTTTCACCCGTATTTGACTCGCGAATTGTTGGAGCTGGATGCGATTTCATCAAAGCTTGAGCCACTTAACCTAATCACAGTGGTTGAGACGATTTTTTCAAACCACAGGAAAGATGGACTCAATTAG
- a CDS encoding ATP-binding protein — protein sequence MSKLKPRERDAIVQALRAGVVPKLGLRHIQVGRVREIEELVKDMERIADGGSAIRFVIGEYGSGKTFFMNLIRLVALEKGLVVMFADLAPDRRIHATGGQARGLYAEMARNLSTRTKPDGGALASVVERFVSQAHRDAEEKDVPTGTIIRERLSHFEELTGGFEFAEVIRRYWEGHENGDDELKSAALRWLRGEFATRTDARKTLGVRTIVDDASVYDHLKLMSAFVCEAGYKGLLVGLDEMVNLFKLTSSQARNANYEQILRILNDVLQGSAENLGFLMGGTPEFLMNTRRGLYSYEALQSRLAENTFARDGLVDLSGPVVRLASLTPEDLFVLLANVRRVMQDDETALPDTALEAFMNHCSDRIGEAYFRTPRNTVTAFVDLLSVLEQNPGVEWSDLIEKIDVSEDLGEDMSEVEETTGAQPSGDDDLISFKL from the coding sequence ATGTCTAAATTGAAGCCACGTGAACGCGATGCAATTGTTCAGGCTTTGCGGGCGGGGGTCGTGCCAAAACTGGGCCTGCGTCATATTCAGGTAGGACGCGTTCGCGAGATCGAAGAACTTGTGAAGGACATGGAACGTATCGCGGACGGCGGCTCAGCCATCCGTTTCGTTATCGGGGAGTATGGATCAGGCAAGACCTTCTTTATGAACCTGATCCGTTTGGTGGCTTTGGAAAAAGGGCTAGTGGTGATGTTCGCTGATCTTGCCCCTGATAGACGTATTCACGCGACGGGAGGTCAGGCACGTGGCCTCTACGCAGAGATGGCGCGCAACCTGTCGACGCGCACAAAGCCCGACGGCGGTGCATTGGCCAGTGTGGTTGAACGGTTTGTCAGCCAAGCCCACCGAGACGCCGAGGAAAAAGACGTGCCGACTGGCACCATTATCCGTGAGCGTCTGAGCCATTTCGAAGAACTCACTGGTGGCTTTGAATTTGCTGAGGTCATTCGCCGGTATTGGGAGGGCCACGAGAACGGGGATGACGAGCTCAAATCTGCAGCACTGCGCTGGCTGCGGGGAGAATTCGCAACCCGCACGGATGCACGTAAGACCCTTGGCGTGCGCACGATTGTCGATGATGCGAGCGTTTACGATCATCTCAAGCTGATGTCTGCTTTTGTGTGCGAGGCCGGTTACAAAGGGCTGCTTGTCGGCCTCGATGAAATGGTGAACCTGTTCAAGCTGACATCGTCCCAAGCGCGCAATGCGAACTACGAGCAGATTCTGCGCATTTTGAATGACGTCCTTCAGGGCAGCGCGGAGAACCTTGGGTTTCTCATGGGAGGCACGCCAGAGTTTTTGATGAACACGCGCCGTGGGCTTTACAGCTACGAAGCCCTGCAATCGCGGCTGGCAGAAAACACCTTTGCCCGTGATGGTCTTGTTGATTTGTCGGGGCCGGTTGTGCGGCTGGCAAGTCTGACGCCAGAAGATCTGTTTGTTCTGTTGGCCAATGTCAGACGCGTCATGCAAGACGATGAAACGGCTTTGCCGGATACAGCGTTGGAAGCCTTTATGAACCATTGCTCAGATCGGATTGGAGAGGCCTATTTCAGGACGCCGCGCAACACGGTGACGGCCTTTGTGGATCTGTTGTCGGTGTTGGAGCAAAACCCAGGCGTCGAGTGGAGCGATCTAATCGAAAAGATTGACGTTTCGGAAGACCTTGGCGAGGATATGAGTGAAGTAGAGGAAACGACTGGCGCTCAACCGAGCGGTGACGACGATCTGATCAGCTTCAAGCTCTGA